The Medicago truncatula cultivar Jemalong A17 chromosome 4, MtrunA17r5.0-ANR, whole genome shotgun sequence genome includes a region encoding these proteins:
- the LOC25491795 gene encoding transcription factor bHLH80: MQPVSGGGGGGLTRFNSTPASWLESFILKEEDEVDERQQDHSLSFTQLLSNNNVAAGPGPGPSTPESHPYLSDYYSSPLTPTSANVANNPFTQGVEDSGIAIDLKMDKILEDSVPCKIRAKRGFATHPRSIAERVRRTRISDRIRKLQELVPNMDKQTNTAEMLDEAVAYVKFLQNQIEELSEQQRRCKCTIPE; this comes from the exons ATGCAACCTGTttctggtggtggtggtggtggtttgaCACGGTTTAACTCAACTCCGGCGAGTTGGTTAGAATCGTTTATTCttaaagaagaagatgaagttgatgAAAGACAACAAGATCACAGCTTAAGTTTTACTCAACTGCTTTCTAATAACAACGTTGCTGCTGGACCTGGACCTGGACCTTCAACTCCTGAGTCTCATCCATATTTATCTGACTATTACTCTTCACCACTTACTCCTACTTCTGCCAATGTTGCTAATAATCCTTTCACTCag GGAGTTGAGGATAGTGGTATAGCAATTGACCTTAAAATGGACAAGATTTTAGAGGATTCAGTTCCTTGTAAGATTCGGGCAAAGCGTGGATTTGCTACTCATCCAAGGAGTATTGCTGAAAGG GTTCGGAGGACTCGTATTAGTGATCGCATAAGAAAACTTCAAGAACTTGTGCCAAATATGGATAAG CAAACAAATACTGCAGAGATGTTAGATGAAGCGGTAGCTTATGTCAAGTTTCTACAAAATCAAATTGAG GAACTATCAGAACAACAAAGGAGATGTAAATGCACAATTCCCGAGTAA